In Streptomyces sp. NBC_00091, the following proteins share a genomic window:
- a CDS encoding Ig-like domain-containing protein: protein MRKRTLSVAIAGLLAVPAFGPLGTQAQAAPPQEDQITCPNLAGADWTQCNPGFVLNYGDRIAVSIPIKSAVKIAEIALYWEDPPPEKFINSVEYVGDDWEYLWTSKEPGRVLVSLQAQPSFGADIGKTLTATVRVTPGSGADQPSKPGQLKATSPSGTVYQSDKKAKKFNVGQLAIGRGQLKIVKAEKPKHGKVSIENNKKQLVYRADKNYEGTDKIFYTVSNGIKEVKGTITLDVRL from the coding sequence ATGCGCAAGCGAACACTGTCCGTGGCCATTGCCGGACTGCTGGCCGTTCCCGCGTTCGGCCCTCTCGGCACACAGGCCCAGGCCGCACCGCCCCAGGAAGACCAGATCACCTGTCCGAACCTGGCAGGGGCGGACTGGACGCAGTGCAACCCCGGATTCGTCCTCAACTACGGGGACAGGATCGCGGTGAGCATTCCCATCAAATCGGCGGTCAAGATCGCCGAAATCGCCCTCTACTGGGAAGACCCTCCACCCGAGAAGTTCATCAACAGCGTCGAATACGTGGGCGACGACTGGGAGTACCTCTGGACGAGCAAGGAGCCCGGCCGCGTACTCGTGAGCCTGCAGGCCCAGCCGAGCTTCGGCGCCGACATAGGCAAGACGCTCACCGCGACGGTCCGTGTGACCCCCGGCAGTGGGGCGGACCAGCCCAGCAAGCCCGGCCAGCTGAAGGCCACCTCCCCGAGCGGCACGGTGTACCAGTCCGACAAGAAGGCGAAGAAGTTCAACGTCGGCCAGCTGGCCATCGGCCGCGGCCAGCTGAAGATCGTCAAGGCGGAGAAGCCGAAGCACGGGAAGGTGTCGATCGAGAACAACAAGAAGCAGCTCGTCTACAGGGCCGACAAGAACTACGAGGGCACCGACAAGATCTTCTACACCGTGAGCAACGGCATCAAGGAAGTGAAGGGCACGATCACCCTGGACGTCCGGCTGTGA
- the arfB gene encoding alternative ribosome rescue aminoacyl-tRNA hydrolase ArfB has protein sequence MPGPHVIRGSVVLPEGELAWRFSRSSGPGGQHVNTSDSRVELLFDLGATKSLPEVWKERALERLASRLVDGVVTVRASEHRSQLRNREMALVRLASLLAEATAPPPKARRATKIPRGINERRLREKKARGETKRGRTGRDW, from the coding sequence ATGCCTGGTCCCCATGTCATCCGCGGTTCGGTCGTGCTCCCCGAGGGGGAACTCGCCTGGCGGTTCTCGCGTTCCTCCGGGCCGGGCGGGCAGCACGTCAACACCTCGGACTCGCGGGTGGAGCTCCTCTTCGACCTGGGGGCGACGAAGTCGCTGCCCGAGGTGTGGAAGGAGCGGGCGCTGGAGCGGCTCGCGTCCCGGCTGGTGGACGGCGTGGTGACCGTACGGGCCTCCGAGCACCGCTCGCAGCTGCGCAACCGGGAGATGGCCCTGGTCCGGCTGGCCTCGCTGCTGGCGGAGGCCACGGCCCCGCCGCCCAAGGCCCGGCGGGCGACGAAGATCCCGCGGGGGATCAACGAGCGTCGCCTGCGGGAGAAGAAGGCCCGCGGCGAGACGAAGCGGGGACGCACCGGACGCGACTGGTAG